The following coding sequences are from one Electrophorus electricus isolate fEleEle1 chromosome 22, fEleEle1.pri, whole genome shotgun sequence window:
- the wdr38 gene encoding WD repeat-containing protein 38 isoform X3: MPRHPSEDFCVAGVRYFSPHKGEVNCCAFSPACDIILTCSDDGSLYLWEASSADLLAKARGHTGPVRCCVFSKDGGFFASASHDCSVRVWRTPSRECVHVLTGLFLLSRAPCVRAGFSIHYSCAQGHRRSVETVSFSADGRRLASGGWDNKVFLWDAQATGSWDRSVRVWGLHGDEEVVTLEGHRGNVACLCFSTVGLLASGSWDGTVRVWSVKSRTCVFVLEGSERVWVRCVAFSTDGLVLASTAEGDTVNIWDMVDGRCLKHLQGHKDSAYGCAFSPSGALLTSGSEQLDLGDEADLCNQQLEDEAQEHPPRRQKQVRWVKRDHSRTFQAQP; this comes from the exons GTGAACTGCTGCGCGTTCTCTCCCGCCTGTGACATCATCCTCACGTGCTCGGACGACGGCAGCCTTTACCTGTGGGAAGCGTCTAGCGCGGACCTGCTGGCCAAAGCGCGCGGGCACACGG GTCCGGTGAGATGCTGCGTTTTCTCGAAGGACGGCGGTTTCTTCGCGAGCGCCTCTCATGACTGCTCCGTGCGAGTCTGGCGCACTCCGAGCCGCGAGTGCGTGCACGTGTTGACGGGTCTGTTTCTCCTCTCACGTGCTCCCTGCGTGCGTGCTGGCTTTAGTATTCATTATTCATGCGCTCAAG GCCACAGGCGGAGTGTTGAGACGGTGAGCTTCAGTGCTGACGGCAGGAGGCTCGCGTCAGGGGGTTGGGACAACAAGGTGTTCCTCTGGGACGCACAG GCCACAGGCTCTTGGGATCGCTCAGTGAGGGTGTGGggtctccatggtgatgagGAAGTTGTGACTTTGGAGGGTCACCGGGGAAACGTGGCCTGCCTGTGCTTCTCCACAGTGGGGCTGCTA GCATCTGGCTCATGGGATGGAACCGTACGCGTGTGGTCGGTGAAGAgccgcacgtgtgtgtttgtgctagaGGGCAGCGAGCGAGTGTGGGTCAGGTGTGTGGCTTTCTCAACAGATGGCCTAGTGTTAGCGTCCACCGCTGAGGGAGACACG GTAAATATCTGGGATATGGTGGATGGCCGGTGTCTTAAGCATCTGCAG ggtcATAAGGACTCTGCCTACGGGTGTGCCTTCAGTCCCAGCGGTGCCCTGCTCACCAGCGGCTCTGAGCAGCTGGACCTGGGAGATGAAGCAGACCTATGCAACCAACAGCTGGAGGACGAGGCACAAGAGCACCCCCCCAGAAGACAGAAACAAGTACGATGGGTCAAGAGAGATCATTCACGGACCTTTCAGGCACAGCCATGA
- the wdr38 gene encoding WD repeat-containing protein 38 isoform X1: protein MPRHPSEDFCVAGVRYFSPHKGEVNCCAFSPACDIILTCSDDGSLYLWEASSADLLAKARGHTGPVRCCVFSKDGGFFASASHDCSVRVWRTPSRECVHVLTGLFLLSRAPCVRAGFSIHYSCAQGHRRSVETVSFSADGRRLASGGWDNKVFLWDAQSGEKERELLAHSAAVQSSAFSTDSQCLATGSWDRSVRVWGLHGDEEVVTLEGHRGNVACLCFSTVGLLASGSWDGTVRVWSVKSRTCVFVLEGSERVWVRCVAFSTDGLVLASTAEGDTVNIWDMVDGRCLKHLQGHKDSAYGCAFSPSGALLTSGSEQLDLGDEADLCNQQLEDEAQEHPPRRQKQVRWVKRDHSRTFQAQP from the exons GTGAACTGCTGCGCGTTCTCTCCCGCCTGTGACATCATCCTCACGTGCTCGGACGACGGCAGCCTTTACCTGTGGGAAGCGTCTAGCGCGGACCTGCTGGCCAAAGCGCGCGGGCACACGG GTCCGGTGAGATGCTGCGTTTTCTCGAAGGACGGCGGTTTCTTCGCGAGCGCCTCTCATGACTGCTCCGTGCGAGTCTGGCGCACTCCGAGCCGCGAGTGCGTGCACGTGTTGACGGGTCTGTTTCTCCTCTCACGTGCTCCCTGCGTGCGTGCTGGCTTTAGTATTCATTATTCATGCGCTCAAG GCCACAGGCGGAGTGTTGAGACGGTGAGCTTCAGTGCTGACGGCAGGAGGCTCGCGTCAGGGGGTTGGGACAACAAGGTGTTCCTCTGGGACGCACAG AGcggagagaaggagcgagagttGCTggctcacagtgctgctgttcaGAGCAGTGCATTCTCCACAGACTCGCAGTGTCTG GCCACAGGCTCTTGGGATCGCTCAGTGAGGGTGTGGggtctccatggtgatgagGAAGTTGTGACTTTGGAGGGTCACCGGGGAAACGTGGCCTGCCTGTGCTTCTCCACAGTGGGGCTGCTA GCATCTGGCTCATGGGATGGAACCGTACGCGTGTGGTCGGTGAAGAgccgcacgtgtgtgtttgtgctagaGGGCAGCGAGCGAGTGTGGGTCAGGTGTGTGGCTTTCTCAACAGATGGCCTAGTGTTAGCGTCCACCGCTGAGGGAGACACG GTAAATATCTGGGATATGGTGGATGGCCGGTGTCTTAAGCATCTGCAG ggtcATAAGGACTCTGCCTACGGGTGTGCCTTCAGTCCCAGCGGTGCCCTGCTCACCAGCGGCTCTGAGCAGCTGGACCTGGGAGATGAAGCAGACCTATGCAACCAACAGCTGGAGGACGAGGCACAAGAGCACCCCCCCAGAAGACAGAAACAAGTACGATGGGTCAAGAGAGATCATTCACGGACCTTTCAGGCACAGCCATGA
- the wdr38 gene encoding WD repeat-containing protein 38 isoform X4, with the protein MPRHPSEDFCVAGVRYFSPHKGEVNCCAFSPACDIILTCSDDGSLYLWEASSADLLAKARGHTGRSGRTCSVSLSPQCPCRLPLTVYVLLTRRSGHRRSVETVSFSADGRRLASGGWDNKVFLWDAQSGEKERELLAHSAAVQSSAFSTDSQCLATGSWDRSVRVWGLHGDEEVVTLEGHRGNVACLCFSTVGLLASGSWDGTVRVWSVKSRTCVFVLEGSERVWVRCVAFSTDGLVLASTAEGDTVNIWDMVDGRCLKHLQGHKDSAYGCAFSPSGALLTSGSEQLDLGDEADLCNQQLEDEAQEHPPRRQKQVRWVKRDHSRTFQAQP; encoded by the exons GTGAACTGCTGCGCGTTCTCTCCCGCCTGTGACATCATCCTCACGTGCTCGGACGACGGCAGCCTTTACCTGTGGGAAGCGTCTAGCGCGGACCTGCTGGCCAAAGCGCGCGGGCACACGGGTCGGTCAGGCCGGACCTGTAGCGTTTCTCTATCGCCGCAGTGCCCGTGCAGACTGCCTCTGACCGTCTACGTGTTGTTGACGCGCAGGTCCG GCCACAGGCGGAGTGTTGAGACGGTGAGCTTCAGTGCTGACGGCAGGAGGCTCGCGTCAGGGGGTTGGGACAACAAGGTGTTCCTCTGGGACGCACAG AGcggagagaaggagcgagagttGCTggctcacagtgctgctgttcaGAGCAGTGCATTCTCCACAGACTCGCAGTGTCTG GCCACAGGCTCTTGGGATCGCTCAGTGAGGGTGTGGggtctccatggtgatgagGAAGTTGTGACTTTGGAGGGTCACCGGGGAAACGTGGCCTGCCTGTGCTTCTCCACAGTGGGGCTGCTA GCATCTGGCTCATGGGATGGAACCGTACGCGTGTGGTCGGTGAAGAgccgcacgtgtgtgtttgtgctagaGGGCAGCGAGCGAGTGTGGGTCAGGTGTGTGGCTTTCTCAACAGATGGCCTAGTGTTAGCGTCCACCGCTGAGGGAGACACG GTAAATATCTGGGATATGGTGGATGGCCGGTGTCTTAAGCATCTGCAG ggtcATAAGGACTCTGCCTACGGGTGTGCCTTCAGTCCCAGCGGTGCCCTGCTCACCAGCGGCTCTGAGCAGCTGGACCTGGGAGATGAAGCAGACCTATGCAACCAACAGCTGGAGGACGAGGCACAAGAGCACCCCCCCAGAAGACAGAAACAAGTACGATGGGTCAAGAGAGATCATTCACGGACCTTTCAGGCACAGCCATGA
- the wdr38 gene encoding WD repeat-containing protein 38 isoform X2, with amino-acid sequence MPRHPSEDFCVAGVRYFSPHKGEVNCCAFSPACDIILTCSDDGSLYLWEASSADLLAKARGHTGPVRCCVFSKDGGFFASASHDCSVRVWRTPSRECVHVLTGHRRSVETVSFSADGRRLASGGWDNKVFLWDAQSGEKERELLAHSAAVQSSAFSTDSQCLATGSWDRSVRVWGLHGDEEVVTLEGHRGNVACLCFSTVGLLASGSWDGTVRVWSVKSRTCVFVLEGSERVWVRCVAFSTDGLVLASTAEGDTVNIWDMVDGRCLKHLQGHKDSAYGCAFSPSGALLTSGSEQLDLGDEADLCNQQLEDEAQEHPPRRQKQVRWVKRDHSRTFQAQP; translated from the exons GTGAACTGCTGCGCGTTCTCTCCCGCCTGTGACATCATCCTCACGTGCTCGGACGACGGCAGCCTTTACCTGTGGGAAGCGTCTAGCGCGGACCTGCTGGCCAAAGCGCGCGGGCACACGG GTCCGGTGAGATGCTGCGTTTTCTCGAAGGACGGCGGTTTCTTCGCGAGCGCCTCTCATGACTGCTCCGTGCGAGTCTGGCGCACTCCGAGCCGCGAGTGCGTGCACGTGTTGACGG GCCACAGGCGGAGTGTTGAGACGGTGAGCTTCAGTGCTGACGGCAGGAGGCTCGCGTCAGGGGGTTGGGACAACAAGGTGTTCCTCTGGGACGCACAG AGcggagagaaggagcgagagttGCTggctcacagtgctgctgttcaGAGCAGTGCATTCTCCACAGACTCGCAGTGTCTG GCCACAGGCTCTTGGGATCGCTCAGTGAGGGTGTGGggtctccatggtgatgagGAAGTTGTGACTTTGGAGGGTCACCGGGGAAACGTGGCCTGCCTGTGCTTCTCCACAGTGGGGCTGCTA GCATCTGGCTCATGGGATGGAACCGTACGCGTGTGGTCGGTGAAGAgccgcacgtgtgtgtttgtgctagaGGGCAGCGAGCGAGTGTGGGTCAGGTGTGTGGCTTTCTCAACAGATGGCCTAGTGTTAGCGTCCACCGCTGAGGGAGACACG GTAAATATCTGGGATATGGTGGATGGCCGGTGTCTTAAGCATCTGCAG ggtcATAAGGACTCTGCCTACGGGTGTGCCTTCAGTCCCAGCGGTGCCCTGCTCACCAGCGGCTCTGAGCAGCTGGACCTGGGAGATGAAGCAGACCTATGCAACCAACAGCTGGAGGACGAGGCACAAGAGCACCCCCCCAGAAGACAGAAACAAGTACGATGGGTCAAGAGAGATCATTCACGGACCTTTCAGGCACAGCCATGA
- the wdr38 gene encoding WD repeat-containing protein 38 isoform X5, which yields MPRHPSEDFCVAGVRYFSPHKGEVNCCAFSPACDIILTCSDDGSLYLWEASSADLLAKARGHTGHRRSVETVSFSADGRRLASGGWDNKVFLWDAQSGEKERELLAHSAAVQSSAFSTDSQCLATGSWDRSVRVWGLHGDEEVVTLEGHRGNVACLCFSTVGLLASGSWDGTVRVWSVKSRTCVFVLEGSERVWVRCVAFSTDGLVLASTAEGDTVNIWDMVDGRCLKHLQGHKDSAYGCAFSPSGALLTSGSEQLDLGDEADLCNQQLEDEAQEHPPRRQKQVRWVKRDHSRTFQAQP from the exons GTGAACTGCTGCGCGTTCTCTCCCGCCTGTGACATCATCCTCACGTGCTCGGACGACGGCAGCCTTTACCTGTGGGAAGCGTCTAGCGCGGACCTGCTGGCCAAAGCGCGCGGGCACACGG GCCACAGGCGGAGTGTTGAGACGGTGAGCTTCAGTGCTGACGGCAGGAGGCTCGCGTCAGGGGGTTGGGACAACAAGGTGTTCCTCTGGGACGCACAG AGcggagagaaggagcgagagttGCTggctcacagtgctgctgttcaGAGCAGTGCATTCTCCACAGACTCGCAGTGTCTG GCCACAGGCTCTTGGGATCGCTCAGTGAGGGTGTGGggtctccatggtgatgagGAAGTTGTGACTTTGGAGGGTCACCGGGGAAACGTGGCCTGCCTGTGCTTCTCCACAGTGGGGCTGCTA GCATCTGGCTCATGGGATGGAACCGTACGCGTGTGGTCGGTGAAGAgccgcacgtgtgtgtttgtgctagaGGGCAGCGAGCGAGTGTGGGTCAGGTGTGTGGCTTTCTCAACAGATGGCCTAGTGTTAGCGTCCACCGCTGAGGGAGACACG GTAAATATCTGGGATATGGTGGATGGCCGGTGTCTTAAGCATCTGCAG ggtcATAAGGACTCTGCCTACGGGTGTGCCTTCAGTCCCAGCGGTGCCCTGCTCACCAGCGGCTCTGAGCAGCTGGACCTGGGAGATGAAGCAGACCTATGCAACCAACAGCTGGAGGACGAGGCACAAGAGCACCCCCCCAGAAGACAGAAACAAGTACGATGGGTCAAGAGAGATCATTCACGGACCTTTCAGGCACAGCCATGA